The genomic interval AAGATAAATTGTTGATCAAAACCAGCGACACAACGAGAGTCGCTTTCCGTCTTTCCCAAAGCGCGCAGGTTAAATTGATTGAAGGTTTGAACCCGAGACCATGGCGGCCagaaacacacaacagacagacgCCGATGACTGGCGACAGATCGTGACGTCACTCTACCCCGACGCTCTGACCCGTACCTACTGTGTGCCGCCGGTACAGTTCAACAGGGTGCCCTACGTCAGGGACGTTGTACCCGGTGCcggtctgtctgtgcatgtgctaCAGCCACTACCTAGTGCCCGGTTTCTCCACACAGCTCTCAGTACCAAGCCTGAGGGATGGACATTACCGCAGCATATGTGGACCGAGGAGCCAGGGCCACATCTCCCACCAGTAGCAATGCAAGACTGCGACTTACAGGATGACTTTGCCCAGAACCACGTGATGCTAAACCTACAGGAGCTTGGCGACAATCGTCACGAGGCCATGTTCATCCTGTCTCAGCTACAGTTCGGCAGCTACCTCAACGAGCCTGCCTACGCTGCGGCCGCTAAACAGCTCCCACGACCCAAAGACTTACCACGAGATCGTCAGGGGGATTTTGACTTTCTGTTGATCCACCGCCAGCACGGCATTCTGGTCGGAGAGCTCAAGTCTGTGGGGAAAAACAGTAATGCCGCAAACAAGACAGATGATGCTGTCATTGCCGAGAAGGTGGAGAAAGCGGTCAAGCAGCTGGACAAGTCGGAGAGAGTGGTGAGGCACCTTGTGAGTGACATGGGACCTGGCATGACTGTCAAGAAAACTCTCTTCctgccttacgtcagcagtgCTCAGTTAGAGCGAGTCTTGGACAACGATGAACAGTTGGAACAGGTaacgcaagagagagagagggagagagagagagagagagagagagagagagagagagagagagagagagagagagagagagaggagggggaagagggagagagagagagagagagagcgagagggtgagagaaggacagagagagagcgaaagagagagagagcgagaggggagagagagagagagagagagagagagagagagagagagagagagcaagagaggggtaggtagggagagagagaggagagagagagagacagatacacagacaaacagactagagagacagaggtagagacacagagagagagaataaagagaaagaaacagatagacacagggagagagtgtgtgctgGTCTCAGTACATTTACAATTGcagcctcacacacacacacacacacacacacacacacacacacacacacacacacacacacacgcgcgcgagcgtgcgcacATAGCCACACTGCTTGATTGATGTTTTGTCAGTTTCAACCAAGCAAATAATGATACTGGCGCCCTACACAAAGATACAGCATTACGTACATGGATGTCTCTGCTGCAGGCGGTGTGTCAGAGCCTGGGTGCGGCCAATGCAGCAGAAGCCGTTCAGCTGTGCTGTTGCTCTGACCAACTGTCCCAGCCTGCATCGTACTGGCACGTGACACCCGCCGTGTTATCACAGCTGAGCACCTGGTGGCAACACAGGATGGCCTGTACTGTGGACGCTCGGCTTACTGACCAACTTTACCTGGACATCGTTGCCAGGTGAGAGAAATCACATCCATGTCAATTACGTCGCAGTGCTGAAACAATGTTGGTATTCGACGTTTAAGTATTAATTATCATTTATCATTATCTGCTACAGGTTTGTTGGTCCGGCCACCACGGTGTCTGTCCCCTGCTACAACGGTGTCCGTGTGGAGGTGCGGACTACAGGACAGGCGGTGGCGGAACTGGGGCGGAGGCTGGCACTTCTGGTTCTGACCCTGCAACAGCTCGACCTAATGAACAGAGACCCGCCACTGGTCTTCATTACGTGAGCGCCAGGAACAGGTGACAAGCTCACAGCTAGCTTCTCTTACAAGattggggtttttttgttttgttttttgttattgttggtcTTGCTACCGATTTTGACTGTTCTCTAAACGATTTTTTTTCGAAGCAAGATGGAACATTATAGCTCAACCGTCTGATTCgcgttaaaggccaacatcggtGCGCGCGGCAGATGCAGCTCTAGTTTTTCGTGCTGGCAACACTAAATTTAGCTCGGTGGCCTTCTACTATAACAAGGTTCAGTCTCCTGGGCGCAGTCTGCTAACTAATTAATGCCTCcagtgcatgtttgtttgtttgtttgtttgtttgtttgcttaacgcccagccgaccacaaagggccatacttgtatcagggcggtgttgctttgacatataacgtgcgccacacacaagacagaagtcgcagcacaggcttcatgtctcacccagtcacattattctgacaccggaccaaccagtcctagcactaaccccataatgccagacgccaggcggagcagtcactagattgccaattttaagtcttaggtatgacccggccggggttcgaacccacgacctcccgatcacggggcggacgccttaccactgggccaaccgtgccggtcccagTGCATGTTCTGATGTAACCCTTAGATATATATTAATAAGAAAAATTGATGACTGTGTCTGCATGGCAGGAAGCAACGGCTAGTCCACTGGTGCTGTTGTCTCCCTTTACATatttttgatactgcgaccaccaagccacGCCCCCCCCTCTAAAGCTTATACAtgtaacaacacaacaacaaacctccccaaaaagagaataatagaaaataaaaaattaacgCCTCCAGAAAAAGCTGTTCAAATCAAACGCCCTGTATTTGGGGTCTTTGTTCAAAGTCGCACAGTTTTCAAAGGGAGATTTGTTTTGACCAGAAGTCTGCCGGCAATTGATCAAAATTCGCGTTGTCTTATTACATGGTTATAACTTCACGATTATTTTGCTGCACCAACTATTGTCTGCCTTCTCATTGACAACAATCGTTTCAACATTGTCTGAAAGTCGCACAT from Littorina saxatilis isolate snail1 linkage group LG7, US_GU_Lsax_2.0, whole genome shotgun sequence carries:
- the LOC138970508 gene encoding uncharacterized protein, whose translation is MAARNTQQTDADDWRQIVTSLYPDALTRTYCVPPVQFNRVPYVRDVVPGAGLSVHVLQPLPSARFLHTALSTKPEGWTLPQHMWTEEPGPHLPPVAMQDCDLQDDFAQNHVMLNLQELGDNRHEAMFILSQLQFGSYLNEPAYAAAAKQLPRPKDLPRDRQGDFDFLLIHRQHGILVGELKSVGKNSNAANKTDDAVIAEKVEKAVKQLDKSERVVRHLVSDMGPGMTVKKTLFLPYVSSAQLERVLDNDEQLEQAVCQSLGAANAAEAVQLCCCSDQLSQPASYWHVTPAVLSQLSTWWQHRMACTVDARLTDQLYLDIVARFVGPATTVSVPCYNGVRVEVRTTGQAVAELGRRLALLVLTLQQLDLMNRDPPLVFIT